A window of Paenibacillus phoenicis genomic DNA:
GCGATCCTTGACCTGCGCAGCACCAATCCGGAAGGATGGGAGAACGATCAAAAGCCTCCGCTGGCTTCGCCGACGGATGCGGTGATTTATGAGCTGCATGTTCGAGATCTGTCGATTCACCCGAGAAGCGGCATCCGCGAAAAGGGGAAGTTCCTCGGCTTAACCGAGGAAGGTACTCGCGGGCCGAACGGCATTCCAACGGGGCTCGACCATATTGCCGGACTTGGCGTGACGCATGTGCAACTGCTGCCGATCTTTGATTACTCGCAGGAAAGCGTGGATGAAAGCCGCCTGGATGAACCCCATTACAACTGGGGGTACGATCCTCAGAATTATAATGTGCCGGAAGGCTCTTACTCGACGGACCCGTATAACCCAGCCGCACGGATCCTTGAGCTGAAACGTCTCATCCAAACGCTGCACGCTCGCGGACTTCGAGTGATTATGGATGTGGTGTACAATCACGTTTATGACGGGTATCTGATTCATTTCACCAAGCTCGTGCCGGGTTATTATTTGCGGTACAAGTCGGATCGGACGTTCTCGGACGGGGCATTTTGCGGCAATGAGTGCGCTTCGGAACGGCCGATGATGAGAAAATATATGATTGAGTCGATCCTGCACTGGGTGCGGGAATACCATATTGACGGGTTCCGCTTTGATTTGATGGGACTGATCGACATCGAAACGATGAATGAAATCCGCCGGCGGTTGGACGAGATCGATCCGACGATCCTGACGATCGGCGAAGGCTGGATGATGGAGACGGTGCTTTCCAAGGAGCGTCGGGCCAACCAGGACAACGCCGGGAAGCTGCCGGGCATCGGTATGTTTAACGACGGGCTGAGGGACTCGGTAAAAGGGGATATTTTTATCTTTGACCGCAAAGGCTTTATTAGCGCCGGCGACGGCTTCGAGGACGGGGTGAAGCGCGGCGTGGCCGGGGGAATTAACTATGACGGAGGCCAGCTCCGGCAGTTTGCGGTGGAACCGGTTCAATCGGTGAACTATGTGGAGTGCCATGATAACCATACGTTATGGGACAAAATCGAGCTGTCCACGCCGGGCGTTTCGGACGACGAACGCCGGGCGATGCACCGGCTCGCCTCCGCGATCGTGCTGACGAGCCAGGGCATCCCGTTCCTCCACGCCGGTCAAGAATTTATGCGCACGAAGGGCGGCGTGGAGAACAGCTATAAATCGCCGATCGAGGTCAACTGGCTCGATTGGGAGCGCTGCGCTGCGCATCAGGACGACGTGTCCTATATGCGCAGCCTGATCGCCTTGCGCAAGGCGCATCCCGCGTTCCGCCTGAAGACGGCGGACGAGATCCGCGCGCATTTGCGCTTTGAGGCAGCGCCGCCGCACGCCGTGGCGTTTACGCTGCGCGACCACGCGGGTGGCGATCCAGACCGCCACCTGTACGTGCTCTACAACGCGAACCCGGGCGCGTTGTCGCTGGAGCTGCCCGCCCTCGGACCGTGGGAGGTCCGGTTCGGGGGCGAGCACGTGCTCGCGCTGGAAGCGGGCGCGAGCGCTGAGGCTGCAGCGGCGGCGCACGCTGCAGCAGGGGGGCCTCCAGCCGGCGGGGCACGGCTGGAGGTGCGCGGGGTCGGCGTCGTCGTACTCGCCGTCCCGCGGTAACCGCGCAAGGGCAAGGGGCGTGAGCCCCGTTGCCCTTGGTTTAGCGCCGCGGCCGGGTGAGGATCGGCCGGGCGCTAGCGGGCTACGCGGAAATAAGGGTATTTTTGACCCTTATTTCCGCGTAGCCGCCCCATTTGAACAAAATAGCGGTATTTGATGGCCTTA
This region includes:
- the pulA gene encoding type I pullulanase is translated as MSVQKEFHGTIDYGDVAVTGGISVFDAKFDELYVYDGDDLGAVYTPEQTRFRLWAPTASEAKVILYETEDGTPVNELPMKRDVQGTWTLTVPEDCGGLFYTYRVKVGEQWNEAVDPYAKAVGVNGKKAAILDLRSTNPEGWENDQKPPLASPTDAVIYELHVRDLSIHPRSGIREKGKFLGLTEEGTRGPNGIPTGLDHIAGLGVTHVQLLPIFDYSQESVDESRLDEPHYNWGYDPQNYNVPEGSYSTDPYNPAARILELKRLIQTLHARGLRVIMDVVYNHVYDGYLIHFTKLVPGYYLRYKSDRTFSDGAFCGNECASERPMMRKYMIESILHWVREYHIDGFRFDLMGLIDIETMNEIRRRLDEIDPTILTIGEGWMMETVLSKERRANQDNAGKLPGIGMFNDGLRDSVKGDIFIFDRKGFISAGDGFEDGVKRGVAGGINYDGGQLRQFAVEPVQSVNYVECHDNHTLWDKIELSTPGVSDDERRAMHRLASAIVLTSQGIPFLHAGQEFMRTKGGVENSYKSPIEVNWLDWERCAAHQDDVSYMRSLIALRKAHPAFRLKTADEIRAHLRFEAAPPHAVAFTLRDHAGGDPDRHLYVLYNANPGALSLELPALGPWEVRFGGEHVLALEAGASAEAAAAAHAAAGGPPAGGARLEVRGVGVVVLAVPR